A single window of Eucalyptus grandis isolate ANBG69807.140 chromosome 1, ASM1654582v1, whole genome shotgun sequence DNA harbors:
- the LOC104454067 gene encoding LOW QUALITY PROTEIN: pentatricopeptide repeat-containing protein At2g15690, mitochondrial (The sequence of the model RefSeq protein was modified relative to this genomic sequence to represent the inferred CDS: inserted 3 bases in 2 codons), which translates to MSVNGIPVHPSAEAFLKIPHSAKEKLLQRHQCWSVELTVAAVSATATREQWVWLPEPGPGPELSQCRVRIIRAADTLILPPFIRSSKALNSGITKFRGRSQYQSLAGVNTPNQNYQQQPRSPNQWNNQNQGYPQPDNRNQWAPQNPSANQWNHQQATVVRGTENRAAEAPAPGPSIADLRQLCQGGKVKEAIELMNEGVKADADCFSWLFDSCGKSKSLENAKKVHDYFLQSTCRGDLQMKNKVLETYGKCGSMIDARRVFDHMLDKSIDSWHLMINGYAYNGLGDDGLELYEHIRNLGLKPNEQTFLAVLSACASIGAIEEGFIHFESMQNDYGIKAGVEHYLGVIDVLCQPGHLAEAVEYVEKLPFEPTLEVWEALKSYARIHGDLDLEDHVEELMMAIDPSIATANKIPTPSPKRRSVINMLEGKTELXRVQNPTLYKDDEKYKSGKEGGYVPDTRYVLHDIDQEAKEQALLYHSERLAIAYGLISTPARTPLRIIKNLRICGDCHNAIKIMSKIVGXELIVRDNKRFHHFKDGKCSCGDYW; encoded by the exons AGACATCAATGCTGGTCAGTGGAGCTCACCGTCGCCGCTGTTTCTGCCACCGCCACAAGGGAACAATGGGTTTGGTTACCAGAACCAGGGCCAGGGCCAGAGTTATCCCAATGCAGGGTCAGAATTATCCGGGCCGCGGATACTCTGATCCTGCCCCCGTTTATTCGCAGCAGTAAAGCCCTGAACAGTGGAATAACCAAGTTCCGGGGCAGG AGTCAGTATCAGAGCCTAGCTGGGGTGAACACCCCGAACCAGAACTATCAGCAACAGCCTAGAAGCCCTAATCAGTGGAACAACCAAAATCAAGGGTATCCGCAACCAGATAATCGCAACCAGTGGGCCCCGCAGAACCCGAGTGCTAATCAGTGGAACCATCAGCAAGCAACTGTAGTGCGAGGGACGGAGAATCGGGCGGCGGAAGCTCCTGCTCCGGGGCCTTCGATTGCTGATCTGAGACAGTTGTGCCAGGGAGGGAAAGTTAAAGAAGCTATAGAGTTGATGAATGAGGGGGTTAAAGCCGATGCCGACTGCTTCAGTTGGTTGTTCGATTCGTGTGGGAAGTCCAAGTCTCTTGAGAATGCGAAGAAGGTGCATGATTACTTTTTGCAGTCGACGTGTAGAGGTGATCTTCAGATGAAGAACAAGGTGCTTGAAACGTATGGGAAGTGTGGCAGTATGATCGATGCTCGGAGAGTTTTCGATCACATGCTTGATAAGAGTATTGACTCATGGCATTTGATGATAAATGGGTATGCGTACAATGGGTTAGGGGATGATGGGTTGGAGTTATACGAGCACATCAGGAACTTGGGTTTGAAGCCAAATGAACAGACTTTCCTTGCAGTTTTGTCAGCATGTGCCAGCATAGGAGCCATAGAAGAAGGTTTTATACATTTTGAGTCGATGCAGAATGATTATGGGATTAAGGCTGGGGTTGAGCATTATTTAGGGGTTATTGATGTTCTCTGTCAACCTGGGCATCTTGCAGAAGCCGTGGAGTATGTTGAAAAGCTACCATTTGAGCCCACATTGGAGGTTTGGGAGGCACTGAAGAGTTATGCACGGATCCATGGTGATCTTGATCTTGAAGACCATGTTGAGGAGTTGATGATGGCTATTGATCCTTCAATCGCTACTGCTAATAAAATTCCTACACCATCACCCAAGAGGCGCTCTGTGATCAACATGCTCGAGGGGAAAACAGAATT GCGAGTTCAAAATCCCACTCTTTACAAGGACGACGAGAAATATAAGAGTGGGAAGGAAGGGGGTTATGTACCGGACACTAGATATGTGCTTCATGACATTGATCAAGAGGCGAAGGAGCAAGCCTTGCTCTATCACAGCGAGCGACTCGCAATAGCTTACGGACTTATCAGCACTCCTGCAAGGACGCCTCTCAGAATCATTAAGAACCTCCGGATCTGTGGTGACTGTCATAATGCGATAAAGATCATGTCCAAGATTGTGG AGGAACTGATTGTTAGAGACAACAAGAGATTCCATCACTTTAAGGATGGCAAATGCTCTTGTGGAGATTATTGGTGA
- the LOC104432873 gene encoding pentatricopeptide repeat-containing protein At1g63330 produces the protein MARPFGEDAKGRAWGGEAALKIHHKSLWCFHFPSSSCSTWDPVERFCSIQRVVFFVLQLTMKPTSLLRPASSIFLLLHAPTASSISGQPPSPSILPLSSRLRLRRRRRWFSSTPPNLNLDDPCEVLSHVRKICRNGGVFSSVGDAQRCFGAMMKTDPLPSPRDFSLLLGAVARMKHYSIAIRLIEQLHSLGVEDNHFWLNISLNCFCRLKRIDLGLSILGRILKLGFPIDVVASSTLIDGLFVQGKTDQALRFLDDMGRNGPEPNETTYAIIAKGLCRAGNTRLAIELLRDWEERGCSINSFTYNIVIDGLCKEGLITEALRLHESLSRNGVKPDVVTYTSLIHSMCDVGQMEDALVLLKEMIRGGIQPNIFTYSSLVHCLCNRGQWKDAMVLLEKMMKAGIEPNVVTYNSVIQGVCNSGHLEEARRLLSHMVQIRVMPNVVTFSILVDTHCKEGLLVEAEAIVDQMIQLGKMPNSVTYNALLNGYCLQNRMKDAMEVLNLMVERGCSPTVVTYSTLINGYCKAKRMDKSKMLFQEMLQRGLIPDVITYSTLVDGFCKVGNLEAAEELIKEMQSRDLSLDHYILSSFLDGLCKMQQIDKAMILLRKMEDSKFVLDIVTYNILINGMCDAGKLDDAIGLFDCLHARGLQPNVWTYSIVMSGLCKGGRTEEAYRLLKEMQGNGCLPNGVTYNTIIQGLLRDNENRRAAQLVGEMVEMGFSANVGTMELWWMVFDHGASVTLLWKWMVFDHGDGHFESLEENICGLRSMQVGISGQLQITYLGYLLCFIIAKFEGLLAG, from the exons ATGGCAAGGCCATTTGGGGAGGATGCGAAGGGGAGAGCATGGGGCGGCGAGGCTGCTCTCAAG ATTCATCATAAGTCGCTGTGgtgctttcattttccttcttcttcgtgctCCACCTGGGATCCCGTCGAGAGGTTTTGCTCGATCCAGCGAGTCGTCTTCTTCGTGCTTCAGCTGACGATGAAGCCGACGAGTCTCCTTCGCCctgcttcttccatcttcctccttcttcatgCGCCCACTGCTTCTTCCATCTCCGGCCAGCCACCATCCCCTTccatcctccctctctcctctcgccTTCGccttcgtcgtcgtcgtcgttggTTTTCCTCGACCCCTCCTAACCTTAATTTAGATGACCCATGCGAGGTCTTGAGTCACGTCAGGAAAATTTGCAGGAATGGTGGTGTGTTTTCGAGCGTCGGCGATGCCCAGCGTTGCTTCGGCGCGATGATGAAGACGGACCCTTTGCCTTCCCCCAGGGATTTCAGTCTTCTGTTGGGTGCTGTAGCGAGGATGAAGCACTACTCGATTGCCATCCGCTTGATTGAGCAGCTGCATTCGTTAGGAGTTGAAGATAATCATTTTTGGCTGAATATTTCGTTGAATTGCTTCTGTCGGTTAAAGCGGATCGATTTGGGTTTGTCTATCCTGGGCAGAATCTTGAAGCTTGGCTTTCCCATCGATGTGGTGGCATCGAGTACCTTAATCGATGGTCTCTTTGTTCAGGGCAAAACTGATCAAGCGTTGAGGTTCCTCGATGATATGGGACGAAATGGCCCCGAACCTAATGAGACTACGTATGCCATAATCGCAAAGGGGTTATGCAGGGCTGGTAACACCAGATTGGCGATTGAATTGCTGAGGGACTGGGAAGAGAGAGGCTGCAGCATCAATTCCTTCACATACAACATAGTGATTGATGGTCTTTGCAAAGAGGGATTGATCACCGAGGCCTTGAGACTCCATGAAAGTTTGAGTAGGAACGGCGTCAAACCAGATGTTGTTACTTATACCTCCTTGATCCACAGTATGTGCGATGTAGGCCAGATGGAAGATGCTCTTGTATTGTTGAAAGAGATGATAAGGGGAGGCATCCAACCCAACATATTCACTTATAGCTCCTTGGTTCATTGCTTATGCAACCGAGGCCAATGGAAAGATGCTATGGtcttgttggagaagatgatgaaggcaGGAATCGAACCGAACGTCGTTACTTATAACTCTGTCATTCAAGGAGTTTGCAATTCCGGCCATTTGGAAGAGGCTCGAAGACTGCTGAGTCATATGGTGCAAATCAGAGTCATGCCTAACGTTGTAACCTTCAGTATCCTGGTGGATACACATTGTAAAGAGGGGTTGCTTGTAGAGGCAGAGGCCATAGTTGACCAGATGATTCAATTAGGTAAAATGCCTAATAGTGTCACTTATAATGCATTGTTGAATGGTTATTGTTTGCAAAATAGGATGAAAGATGCAATGGAAGTGCTTAATTTGATGGTTGAAAGAGGCTGCTCACCTACAGTTGTTACTTATAGCACATTGATTAACGGATACTGCAAAGCGAAAAGAATGGACAAGTCAAAGATGCTTTTCCAAGAAATGCTTCAAAGGGGCCTCATTCCTGATGTCATCACATACAGCACTCTCGTGGACGGATTTTGCAAGGTTGGGAACCTTGAAGCTGCAGAGGAGTTAATTAAAGAGATGCAGTCTCGCGATCTCTCTCTAGATCATTATATCTTGAGTTCTTTCCTGGATGGCTTATGTAAAATGCAGCAGATTGACAAGGCCATGATATTACTTCGAAAGATGGAAGATTCCAAATTTGTCCTAGACATTGTGACTTACAATATCCTAATAAATGGCATGTGTGATGCCGGAAAGCTCGATGATGCAATAGGGCTGTTTGATTGTTTGCATGCTCGAGGGTTGCAACCTAACGTGTGGACGTATAGTATTGTCATGAGTGGATTGTGCAAAGGAGGACGCACGGAGGAAGCATATCGGCTGCTAAAGGAGATGCAAGGAAATGGATGCCTTCCAAATGGTGTCACTTATAACACAATCATCCAAGGACTACTAAGAGATAACGAAAATAGGAGAGCAGCGCAACTTGTTGGTGAAATGGTCGAAATGGGTTTTTCTGCAAATGTAGGGACGATGGAGTTGTGG TGGATGGTATTTGATCATGGTGCTTCTGTTACTCTTTTGTGGAAGTGGATGGTATTTGATCATGGTGATGGGCACTTTGAATCACTAGAGGAGAATATTTGTGGCCTGCGGAGCATGCAGGTTGGCATCTCTGGTCAATTACAGATTACATATCTGGGTTATCTGCTCTGCTTCATAATAGCCAAGTTTGAGGGACTGCTTGCTGGGTAA